AGCTTACTCCTCCCTGTCATGGAGTAAGAAGGGCCGGCGGAGGTGGCCACTGTGTGCGGTCCAAGGACCTCAGGCATCGTGTAAGCGCTGGGACCTGAAAGAGGAACATGGGGACCATTGGGAGGAGCACCAGAGACTTCCAGCAgagccagaggaggagggaggtaatggctgggatccaaagagctacttCAGGTTGGCCTAAGTGCTCAGGAATACCACCTAGGAAACTTTTGACCATTTTCCTTCGAAGAGGTGTAGGGAACCATTGGtccgccagatgttgctgaactacagctcccatcatcgctggcctttggccatgctggggttgatgggagctgtagttcagctacctctggagggccaaaggttccccacacctgtcttAGAACATCGAACCATCGCAATACAGTATCTCAGAAATTGCTTTTCAGCGCCTCCTCCATTTCAAAAGagttttcttaattttattttcctcCAGAGGCCATGTGCACATTCTCTCCAGCGCTCAAGTTCACAGGTCAAAACATAAAAAGCTATTTCCCACTTCCACCAAGTCTATCCTCTAACTGCAAAGGCTAGGCGCTCTTCTTTTCGTAATTTGTGAATGGTGATATCTTAGCAAGCTAATAATACCAGGTTAGCATGATGCCAGCCACCCACAGCCTTACCACCATGAGAGAAGACCTTTCTGAATGGCAAAAGCATAATACTACACCCCTAGGCTTAAACATGCACATGTAAGTCCTGCTGAACTTGCTCTCAAGTAAACATGTATAGACCTGAGCTAATGCGCTGTGTTTCATCATTGATAGATTTCTTAAGACAACCTATGTTTGATGCCttccaacaacaacagcaaagcaaaaaacaaaaccataaggGATAAGCCTTACCTGGTGTGGCGTCTACTTTGTAACCACGAGTCCTGAATGACAGAGAATGTGCAGGAGCATTTTGATAAATTATTTTCCGTGACTTCTCTGGTGAGTAAGAGGCTAGGTAGATGGGAAGGCAATGGATGCAATTAGATTAAAGCTCATCTTTCACCATGCCAAAATGACTGCCGTGTCCTAAAGCCTCTGAAGGGCTGTCTACAGTTTTGTTAATTAAAAAGTTAACATTCTGCGTGCAGGGAGGGTAAATCCCTCATCACATTTTGACTAAGGCATGTGAATTAAAATGCAGGATGAATGTACATTTTGCATGATTTATTCTGATTGCAAATGAGACCGCGGTTGGATGAATATAAAACAGCAGATACAGAAGGAATAGAACGTACTGTGGGAAGCAGGGATGCTACTGGGAGTTGCAGAGACAACAGGTGTTTTCTGGATCTCCTGTTCTTAACTTTAATTCTGTGGCACTCGGGCCTTATTCACCGTGTGGTGCTTGTAAGACCCCAGCCACTCACCATCTTAGTTTCTCCATATAAATTACCTTATGCATATACATACCCACTGCCTTgttttcgggagaagaaaaggctaaggaggaaaCACCACACAAATcctgagtggagtccctaagatggttggacggcgtcttgtatgcctccttctggcaaattcctgcagccaagctggtgccaaacgcattgctctgccttcctttggaccacatcactgaggctgagagggggtgggtcttgttttctgggcagctcaggacctccacacacactgcccaggcttgtaccccagggaggtcactgtggtgctgctaatgcagcaaaaacagcacagGAGGCAGTAGTTAcgagttaccggtctctgcagccacagcaggcgctgtgattctctggcagtttgacttcaccccctgaggagcattccattgtctctctagacagaaggatgccaacaaaGTGTGTGTTTTGTGCAAATTTGTGCCACAGAACTGTCCCTGGTACAAAGGGTGTATGCACCGGTGGACGAAAAAGTATCTATGTCCCTACGAGCTGGCAGGAAACTGGGTGTCCCTTCTGTGGCCAATGAGGtgaagtgactgcctcaggtggctgaATTTGCCAGGGCAGCAGAACCTAATgctgatatccccccccccccccgttttggaTATAGATTTTCTCTCACCCCTTCTTCTCAGGCAGGGCAGGGGACCATTTTGGGGCCTggctcagatgccaaaatgttgtgagcagggtgggtgggtgcagaggcatgcagggagaggagagggagaagttCTGTtgcgcaagtggaaatccttaGGCTAGTTGAACTAGTTGAGCCACAatggccatcagccccagcatgcaGGGCCAAGTGACTAGAGACGATGCAaagtgtagttcagcaatatatgGAGGGTCAATATATGGTCCCCACTCCTGCACTAGTGGAAAAATGTCTTTGGATTCTGCCCAAAGCAGCTTACCCAAAATTGACATGgcacaatataaaaaatacaaccaaaaaaacaagacaaaatgcagcctaaaCTGAGAAATAAGACAAAATTCAACCTAAAGCCAACAGTAGCATACGAGATATGCCTGATGTTGTGGCAAGATTCAAGGACACTTTTGACAAACATCCAGATGCAGCCTTTGACAGAGCTTTTTTATTCTCTAAAAATAATCAGGCACGTTGAAACGTAACAGACAGTTGGATtactataaaagatgcaggaggaaatgattaacgataggacccacaaaggggaggagggaagtccaggagattctatgGAACCTTATGACGTATGTTGGATAtctgattgtaaaactttaaattgaaaaaccaaataaataaatttacgaaaaagaaaaaagaaactgaacaaacagaatcAGTCCAGTCTCTGTCTGAGCAAGCAACTCATATGGATTATTTAATCTGAGGATGACACCGCATGTTTTTCAACGTAGCCATAAGAAATCATTCCAAAGGCCAGTTTTGGAACGATGCACCCAAACTCTACCTTAGTCTTGGGTTAGCAGATGCCATCAACATATACCTTGGGTGGGTGACTATTACTCACCAGGACCTGGGGTAACCTCCTTTTTCACTCTGAATCGACCACCCATTGTATAAGACGGAGCCGATTGCCTTCCTCTGTTTGTCATATAGCCCTGCACATCATAAGGACCCGGAACTCTGTCTTTGCTGGATGGGGGCTTTGCGCCATACATACTGTAGGCAGGGGCTTTCCTTTTGGTAGGGATGTGCGAGATATAACCTGAAAAAGGACAGACACAGAGCTCAGGAGTAAGGCGTTGCCTCCGACTGGTTGCAGTTCTCCAGTATCTCAAAGACAAAGGACATTCCTGGCCCTGCTTCTTTAGATCATTTAGTCCGAGACGCGAGGGATCGAACCTGGGAAGATATGTTCTCCTATGATGATGCAGCTGATCTCAGTCATTTCTAGTTGTGGGGCACCAGGGCAGCTGAGAGGGACAGGATACAGAGGGGACTGGTGTCCCCAGCCAAGAGCCAGCAGGGGACCCAAGCTCTAAGAGTTTTCAAGTTTCTACATGCCCCCAAAGGGAAAATATGTACTGGAATATGGAGCTCCCCCACCCCTGATCAATTTCTGTGAGGTGGGCCAGCCTGGCAGACTGCTCCTGCTGTCCAGCCCCCTTTTTTTAATCAACTTTCTAAACCCCACTATacttctgtttctgtttgcttACCTGTTGCTCCTGGTATGTTGTACTTGGGCCCAGGGCTGGAATACTGGGCCATGACTGGTCCTCGTGGACGATGGGGCCTCCATGTGCCCACCCAACCTCCATTACTCATGATGGCAATCTATTCGAAAGCCTAAGAAATGAAGAACACAGAGCGAATTTGTGTAAAGGTTAGGTTGGATACATCCTCCTGGGGGGAAACTTGGGGTAACTCTATTGTACCCTGCACTGAGCTGGCAGGATCTATAGCTAGCTATTAACATGACTGTTACCAATTCAGTAGAGTCTCATTGTATTATCTGGGTTGTATTGGAGATAGAAGTGCGAAGAATGGAAGAATTAGGCCTCTCCTGCATAAGAAGTGCCTACTGGATCATGCCAGCTGctgatctggtccagcatcctgttctcacagtggccaccattTATTGTGGGAAGGGGCTCTTCATGCATCCAAGATCTTTTGTAGCTTCCACATGGCATAGTTGTCGTCATCAAAATACCAGCCTGTATTTCTCCCTctgtttaatctggatttaccttTCCTGGGAGAAacccagtaaataaataaatagaaaacctTGTGTTGCTGATTACCAGTTTGCACTATCTAAGTGATCCGTTTACAGTATTAAACCCCTGCCCAGAATCAGCCACCAACTTCCAAAAGAGTCAGGTAACTAACTACACAGCACATGAAACAGAGGAAAAAACGAATATAAACTAAAACAATTCTTAAATGGCCACTGAGTGCTAATTCACCTTCTTTTGCCCTTGGAGATTTAACTGATGTGGGCAACAGTGTTTTCTGCAGGATATTTCCTTGCTGTCTGTCAACAGGGCTGTGGACAGTTTAAGGAGAAGATGGAATTCTGAACAGGCAGAACCCATCTCCGTTTGCAGGGATTTATCCTCCCCTTCATGTGAAGAACCTTCATGAAATTGCCATAGAAACAGACAATTGCCCTTCATAGTACTTCTGGGTGTTCTAGAACACCAGGTATGACTCTTAAGAaagcctgggctgtgtgtgtgtgtgtcatgatgAGAATTAGAGTCAAATCACATAGCCTGTGGAAGATCCTTGGCTGGATCtccaaatatatttttcttttgctaAAAGCAACCGGGGATTTTGACTGGCACACTGCATAGGAGAAGGAAGGGAATTAATTTGCTCCTCTCCCATGCCAGCTACTCTAAGCAAGTTGTCTCTAATGATGCAGGCAGCCTTGTAAGTTAAAATTTCAGGTATGAAAATCTCTGAGAATGAATAGAATATCGGAAAATAGTGCACATTGAAAATACACAATCCTAATACAGGCATACCTGTCAGGGAGCCATAaatcagcaataaatcacacagagtacGTAGCGTTTACTCTTTATTTGAAGAAGCAAGGCCTGCTCAGGggagccaggcctaatgagcacagcaactcttctcagtaggtcttgcccctatgaggcagttgtggaggctgaaggtccctgccttcccacagctgtctgAATCTCATCCTCCCcccgggtccttcccaagcaatctgaaacTATGCTGGCACGCCTGTCTCTGCTCCTCTGTCTTCagacctcttctggtcctgggagactgtggggaggagagcttgttgcagcaggagagggggaCACCTGcgtttcttcaccagcctgactcatctctgcctcttggcctccctcctctcctgcttcagattCTGATTTTGGacttccctctgccacagcctcttcctgaaCAATAAAccatgttacctcttcagcttccgacacccactggcagaggaagggggtggtgacatcgccctccgcccccccccccgggacactCACCGTGGGCGGcgccccctgggatgcttgcctCGCCCCCAGAACTGGCTAGCCCTGCCCCCACAGCcagctagccccacccccaggtgcacagctgggtgccggagcagctaccTCCGCCTctgccaacacctcctcctcccagtctgctctctcttctccctctgaccactcatcatcatcccaccaccaatccccaggctctgagctttcttcccttgggggttccccagctggtgcctcccaccattcccgTGTCCAGCCAGTCTGCGACAATACCCCAGAGATCTTGTGGGTTCAGTTCTAGACCACAGCAATAAAGCGAATATCACAATAAAGCAAGCCACacattttttgttcttgtttcccACTTTAAGTGGGGCCCCAGAACTCATGAGCAATTATGCCCCACGCAAAGTGAACATGATGGCATTGTTGACAAGCTTGcctttgtttccagcaactgcctgTTGACCTGAAACCAGCCATGTTAGGATATTGGTTCCCCTTCATAATACTGAtggcttttgtttcatttcaggtTCACATGTAGTCATCAAGCCAAAATCACTGTCTCTATCACTAGATTGCCCTACAGCTGCTCTGGATACATTGGAACATTGGatatgtgtccagggcagctctttatcagctctatctggtatgcaggctgagacactacctgcccgtggactgtctcaccaaGAGTGATGCAtattatctctcgcttggactactgtaatgcgctctacgtggggctacctttgaaggtgacctggaaactacaactaatccagaatgcagcagctagactggtgactgggagcggccgccaagaccaccggtcttgaaagacctacactggctccctgtacgtttctgagcacaattcaaagtgttggtgctggcctttaaagccctaaacagcctcggtccagtatacctgaaggagcgtctccacccccatcattcagcccggacactgaggtccagcaccgagggccttctggcggttccttcgctgcgagaagccaaggtgcagggaaccaggcagagggccttttcggtagtggcacccgccctatggaacgccctcccaccagatgtcaaagagaaaaacaactaccagacttttagaagacagccctgtttacagaagcttttaatgtttaatcgactattgtattttattatattctgttggaagctgcccagagtcgctggggaaacccagccacatgggcggggtataaataataaatgatgatgatgatgatgattgtggaATGGATTCTATCACAAGTGCTGTCATTGATATGCAGAAATAAACTGATTGACTTTCAATCGCCTTCCACCTTTTGGCACAATAGGGAAATTGAGACAGTAGGGATCATTCTGCCTAACAGCTTTCTATCTAACCCCACCCCACTTTGCCACTTTCCCCCATGCTGAGgcacaaacagaaggctttcacCCCTGCATCCCTTTCCCACCAGCTGGGGATGCCAACTGGCTGGCTGCTCCTGTGCTTCAGAAACACCTTCAGGGTCTGATATTGAGTTACCTTCTGGTCCATCAGACGAGAGTCGAAAAAAACTTGCTGCTAATATTTATATGAGGCACTGATTTTTAC
The Podarcis muralis chromosome 1, rPodMur119.hap1.1, whole genome shotgun sequence DNA segment above includes these coding regions:
- the CIMAP1A gene encoding ciliary microtubule associated protein 1A, encoding MSNGGWVGTWRPHRPRGPVMAQYSSPGPKYNIPGATGYISHIPTKRKAPAYSMYGAKPPSSKDRVPGPYDVQGYMTNRGRQSAPSYTMGGRFRVKKEVTPGPASYSPEKSRKIIYQNAPAHSLSFRTRGYKVDATPGPSAYTMPEVLGPHTVATSAGPSYSMTGRSKLGRFDEDLHKTPGPAAYHKPDTDIYKKRAPKYSMGSRSKGLRAGKTPGPADYSVGKVSLLKSCAPVVTFGIRHSDYTTPLIVDVC